In Malus sylvestris chromosome 16, drMalSylv7.2, whole genome shotgun sequence, the following are encoded in one genomic region:
- the LOC126607146 gene encoding 60S ribosomal protein L34 has translation MVQRLTYRARHSYATKSNQHRIVKTPGGKLVYQTTKKRASGPKCPVTGKRIQGIPHLRPTEYKRSRLSRNRRTVNRAYGGVLSGGAVKERIIRAFLVEEQKIVKKVLKIQKTKEKQAAKTK, from the exons ATGGTGCAGCGTCTCACATATCGCGCCCGGCACAGCTACGCCACCAAATCCAACCAGCACAGGATCGTCAAAACCCCTG GAGGGAAGCTAGTGTACCAGACCACTAAGAAGAGGGCAAGTGGCCCCAAGTGCCCTGTTACTGGCAAGAGAATTCAAGGG ATCCCTCACTTGAGGCCTACCGAGTATAAGAGGTCCAGATTATCTAGGAATCGGAGGACTGTTAACCGTGCTTATGGAGGTGTGTTGTCTGGAGGTGCCGTCAAGGAAAG GATCATCAGGGCCTTTCTGGTGGAGGAACAAAAGATCGTGAAAAAGGTGTTGAAGATTCAAAAGACAAAGGAAAAGCAAGCTGCAAAGACCAAGTGA
- the LOC126607131 gene encoding putative NAC domain-containing protein 94 isoform X2, producing MDERSDNIGGEKMDEVILPGFRFHPTDEELVGFYLKRKVQQRPLSIELIKQLDIYKFDPWDLPKLAASGEKEWYFYCPRDRKYRNSTRPNRVTGAGFWKATGTDRPIYSSEGACSSSKCIGLKKSLVFYKGRAAKGVKTDWMMHEFRLPSLTDSLPPKRSSSFMDKTIPANDSWAICRIFKKTNSSNAHQRALSHHSWVSALPETNTFGDHMLGSKETSSGPAAKCTVDVSSLLLNMSSSMLGDYNGSNNVKGASGESTNFDFSITNGGFSSMALPHHHEVMQGNNNNLGNGHDSITGLIKNIQNVNSNVIEEGDDQQWETSGRSNIGFPLMSSLPLPMNVGGGDAWKSSLTWESSPCPSEMSTTRCYT from the exons TCCTTCCAGGGTTTCGTTTTCATCCAACTGATGAGGAGCTGGTAGGGTTTTACCTCAAGAGGAAGGTTCAGCAGAGGCCTCTCTCTATTGAGCTTATCAAGCAACTTGACATCTATAAATTTGACCCCTGGGATCTTCCaa AGTTGGCAGCGTCTGGGGAGAAGGAATGGTATTTCTACTGTCCAAGGGATAGAAAATATAGGAACAGCACAAGGCCAAACCGGGTTACCGGAGCCGGTTTCTGGAAAGCTACGGGAACCGACCGGCCCATCTACTCATCCGAAGGTGCGTGTAGTTCCTCCAAGTGCATTGGGTTGAAGAAGTCACTTGTTTTCTACAAAGGTAGAGCTGCCAAAGGGGTGAAAACTGACTGGATGATGCATGAGTTTCGCTTACCTTCTCTCACAGATTCACTCCCACCAAAGAGATCATCATCGTTCATGGACAAAACCATTCCTGCAAAT GATTCATGGGCAATATGCAGgatattcaagaaaacaaattcaAGTAATGCTCACCAAAGAGCCCTTTCTCATCACTCTTGGGTGTCTGCCTTGCCTGAAACAAACACATTTGGTGATCATATGCTAGGCTCCAAAG AAACTTCATCCGGACCAGCGGCAAAATGCACGGTGGATGTGTCCTCCTTGTTGTTAAACATGTCATCCTCAATGCTCGGAGATTACAATGGCAGCAACAACGTCAAGGGCGCCTCTGGAGAAAGTACTAATTTTGACTTTAGTATTACTAATGGAGGCTTTTCATCGATGGCATTGCCACATCATCATGAGGTCATGCAAGGAAATAACAATAACCTTGGCAATGGCCATGACAGTATAACTGGGTTGATTAAGAACATTCAAAATGTGAACTCGAACGTGATAGAAGAAGGAGACGATCAACAGTGGGAGACTAGTGGGAGATCAAATATTGGGTTTCCATTGATGAGTAGTTTGCCTTTGCCTATGAATGTAGGAGGAGGGGATGCATGGAAGTCGAGTTTGACGTGGGAGTCTTCTCCATGTCCGAGTGAAATGTCCACCACCAGATGCTACACTTAA
- the LOC126607131 gene encoding protein FEZ-like isoform X1, with amino-acid sequence MDERSDNIGGEKMDEVILPGFRFHPTDEELVGFYLKRKVQQRPLSIELIKQLDIYKFDPWDLPKLAASGEKEWYFYCPRDRKYRNSTRPNRVTGAGFWKATGTDRPIYSSEGACSSSKCIGLKKSLVFYKGRAAKGVKTDWMMHEFRLPSLTDSLPPKRSSSFMDKTIPANDSWAICRIFKKTNSSNAHQRALSHHSWVSALPETNTFGDHMLGSKGAHNATHHHHEFSSESMSILTSKINFSNNNDIKMSSTTSNISPLDIYSNSYKPINPLMMGCNVKLPHQYFPISSNFSNRSSDYFSNPSFAFSSPSETSSGPAAKCTVDVSSLLLNMSSSMLGDYNGSNNVKGASGESTNFDFSITNGGFSSMALPHHHEVMQGNNNNLGNGHDSITGLIKNIQNVNSNVIEEGDDQQWETSGRSNIGFPLMSSLPLPMNVGGGDAWKSSLTWESSPCPSEMSTTRCYT; translated from the exons TCCTTCCAGGGTTTCGTTTTCATCCAACTGATGAGGAGCTGGTAGGGTTTTACCTCAAGAGGAAGGTTCAGCAGAGGCCTCTCTCTATTGAGCTTATCAAGCAACTTGACATCTATAAATTTGACCCCTGGGATCTTCCaa AGTTGGCAGCGTCTGGGGAGAAGGAATGGTATTTCTACTGTCCAAGGGATAGAAAATATAGGAACAGCACAAGGCCAAACCGGGTTACCGGAGCCGGTTTCTGGAAAGCTACGGGAACCGACCGGCCCATCTACTCATCCGAAGGTGCGTGTAGTTCCTCCAAGTGCATTGGGTTGAAGAAGTCACTTGTTTTCTACAAAGGTAGAGCTGCCAAAGGGGTGAAAACTGACTGGATGATGCATGAGTTTCGCTTACCTTCTCTCACAGATTCACTCCCACCAAAGAGATCATCATCGTTCATGGACAAAACCATTCCTGCAAAT GATTCATGGGCAATATGCAGgatattcaagaaaacaaattcaAGTAATGCTCACCAAAGAGCCCTTTCTCATCACTCTTGGGTGTCTGCCTTGCCTGAAACAAACACATTTGGTGATCATATGCTAGGCTCCAAAGGTGCACACAATGCTACTCATCATCATCATGAGTTTAGTTCAGAGAGCATGTCAATACTGACATCGAAAATCAACTTCTCCAACAACAATGACATAAAAATGTCATCCACAACAAGCAATATATCCCCTCTAGATATTTATTCCAACTCCTACAAACCCATAAACCCCTTGATGATGGGTTGCAATGTCAAACTACCCCATCAGTACTTTCCCATTTCCTCCAACTTTTCTAACAGATCATCAGACTACTTTTCTAACCCTAGCTTCGCATTTTCATCACCTTCAGAAACTTCATCCGGACCAGCGGCAAAATGCACGGTGGATGTGTCCTCCTTGTTGTTAAACATGTCATCCTCAATGCTCGGAGATTACAATGGCAGCAACAACGTCAAGGGCGCCTCTGGAGAAAGTACTAATTTTGACTTTAGTATTACTAATGGAGGCTTTTCATCGATGGCATTGCCACATCATCATGAGGTCATGCAAGGAAATAACAATAACCTTGGCAATGGCCATGACAGTATAACTGGGTTGATTAAGAACATTCAAAATGTGAACTCGAACGTGATAGAAGAAGGAGACGATCAACAGTGGGAGACTAGTGGGAGATCAAATATTGGGTTTCCATTGATGAGTAGTTTGCCTTTGCCTATGAATGTAGGAGGAGGGGATGCATGGAAGTCGAGTTTGACGTGGGAGTCTTCTCCATGTCCGAGTGAAATGTCCACCACCAGATGCTACACTTAA